From the genome of Ignavibacteriales bacterium:
CCATAGGAAAGTGAGAGCTTCTTTGTTTTTATCTTGTAACCATTGTTGTTCATAGAATCTGAGAGCTCCCCATTACCGGTTCGTGCGAGTGCGAATTCTGTATCGCAGGAAGATCGCCGAGAAATTCAACGTAAATGTCAATACCAGCAGCACGAGGGTCGTTGCGTATTGGATCCCCCTTGTGGCCTCGACATCAGGCGATTGCGTCGACATGATATACACGTGGTAGCCGAGTTCCATAAATTGATCCGTCAACGCTCCCGGAAGATGAGGAAGGAAATACGCCGCACCTGTAAAGAGAATGGGGGCTACCTCCCCCGCCCCGCGGCTGACTGCAAGTATCCCGCCCGTAAGAATTCCTGTGATTGAATTTGGGAGCACGACTTTCCAGATGGTTTCCAGTTTCGTCGCACCCAGCGCGAGACTAGCCTCACGGAGTTCCCGGGGAACAGCTTTGATCGCTTCCTCGACGGACACGATAACGACGGGCAGCGTAAGCAGCGCCATCGTGAGGCTTGCCCATAGGATGTTCGGTTGCCCCCATTTTAATTGAGATCCGCCGCTCAGGACGTTATCCATTCCCGTACCTACAAATTGTATGAAGAAACCGAGTCCGAAAAGTCCGAAAACAATTGCCGGAACACCCGCAAGCGTGTTCACAGCAAATCGGATTGTCCTGGCGAGGAGCGAGCGGTGGCTTGCATATTCACTCAGATAGATAGCCGTGATGGTCCCTATCGGAACGCCCGCAACCGACATGATGACAACGAGCAGGAATGTTCCGACGATCGCCGGATAGATGCCACCTTCTGTCATTCCCCCTTTCGGACTCGTCGACAGGAATTCCCAGCTGAGCGTGCTCCATCCACCGGCGATGATATCGATCATCACAAGAAGGACGATCACCACGATGGAGAACGCACACAATCCGGTCAGGAAAGGTATCGAGAGGCCGAGGAATTTGCGCTTCAGAGTTCTCATTGGCCCTCAAACCTCTTCATCAACTTCTGACGGATGAAAAGCTCTGCAATAGCATTGAGGCAAAAGGTAAATAGGAACAGTACCGTACCGATAAAGAACAGGACGGTGTAGTGGGTGTCGCCAAAAACAACTTCTCCCATTTCGGCTCCAATCGTGGCCGACATGGTTCGGACCGGTTCAAACAAATCTCCTGACAACATCGACGCATTGCCGGTTGCCATGAGGACGATCATCGTTTCGCCGAAGGCGCGGCCTATCCCGAGCAAGATGCCAGCAAAAATCCCCGGAGACGCTGCCGGGAGAACAACGAACAGAGCCGTCTGCCATTTCGACGCTCCAAGAGCCAGGCTGGCTTCGGTCATAACTTTCGGAACACGGGAAAGCGAATCCTCTGTGATCGTGTAGATAATCGGTATGACGGCAAGCGAGAGCGCTATGCCGCCCACGAATGCGTTGAGACGGTACTGGAATCCGAAAGTCTTCTGAAGAAACGTTGCCATTGCAATGAGCGCGAAGAAGCCGATAACTACGGAAGGAATTCCTGCGAGAACCTCAATGGCCGGTTTCAGGATTTCTTTGGACCATTTCGGTGCAAATGCAGCAGTGAACAAAGCTGCCAGAATGGCGATGGGTGCAGCGAACAAGAGAGCAACAGTTGTGACTTTCAGGCTTCCGACCACAAGCGGCAGCATCCCGTACTTTGGTGCGGACGACACCGGCTGCCAGTTCTTCCCCGTGAGATTCGACGCTGACGCGCCCTTGTCTTCAAGGCTCTCGACAGACGCTTTTCTCTGGTCTACCTGTTTTTGCAGTTCAGACGCGGATGATTCATCTCCGTAGGATTCTTGCGGGGCCTGTTTCGCCTCCACCGATGTCTTCGCTGATGTGGAAGAGAAGATCGGCAGGGATTCGCGAAACACGAAAATAAATATCAGCGTGATGAAGGCGAAGGAAAGAAACGAAATCGCAGTGATGGATTTCTCGATCAGAAATTCACCGAGCCGAAACCTCTTCTTCCACCAGAGCTTCGTAGATTGGGTATTCTTCGATCTAGGAGGAATCGGCGGGTCGATTGCATTGGACGTAGCTGCCGGTTGCTGTGGCTGCGTATCGATCTTTGTCGACAAACGGGGAAACTGCATCAAGGTCAGATGTTGATTGTGCAAATGTAGAATAGTGATTCAATATATGGATTTCGTATTATTCGCCTATTATGGGGATGTTACCGAATTGTTAAGCCCTCCCGGGACTCACAGCACAATGAAACAGATGCGCCGGCTACGAAATACCATAGCCGGCGCCGTGATCTAACCGCACCTCTACCCACACCGCACCTACTTCACCGGAAAGTAACCA
Proteins encoded in this window:
- the pstA gene encoding phosphate ABC transporter permease PstA, which codes for MRTLKRKFLGLSIPFLTGLCAFSIVVIVLLVMIDIIAGGWSTLSWEFLSTSPKGGMTEGGIYPAIVGTFLLVVIMSVAGVPIGTITAIYLSEYASHRSLLARTIRFAVNTLAGVPAIVFGLFGLGFFIQFVGTGMDNVLSGGSQLKWGQPNILWASLTMALLTLPVVIVSVEEAIKAVPRELREASLALGATKLETIWKVVLPNSITGILTGGILAVSRGAGEVAPILFTGAAYFLPHLPGALTDQFMELGYHVYIMSTQSPDVEATRGIQYATTLVLLVLTFTLNFSAIFLRYRIRTRTNR
- the pstC gene encoding phosphate ABC transporter permease subunit PstC; this encodes MSTKIDTQPQQPAATSNAIDPPIPPRSKNTQSTKLWWKKRFRLGEFLIEKSITAISFLSFAFITLIFIFVFRESLPIFSSTSAKTSVEAKQAPQESYGDESSASELQKQVDQRKASVESLEDKGASASNLTGKNWQPVSSAPKYGMLPLVVGSLKVTTVALLFAAPIAILAALFTAAFAPKWSKEILKPAIEVLAGIPSVVIGFFALIAMATFLQKTFGFQYRLNAFVGGIALSLAVIPIIYTITEDSLSRVPKVMTEASLALGASKWQTALFVVLPAASPGIFAGILLGIGRAFGETMIVLMATGNASMLSGDLFEPVRTMSATIGAEMGEVVFGDTHYTVLFFIGTVLFLFTFCLNAIAELFIRQKLMKRFEGQ